The Miscanthus floridulus cultivar M001 chromosome 17, ASM1932011v1, whole genome shotgun sequence genome has a window encoding:
- the LOC136515953 gene encoding predicted GPI-anchored protein 58, with the protein MAWEAQPFPTHKKEDAGCGEHGIFVLTTTTEDEGCKSSGYVATHIKGTSESKILQTISKITYQNGKDGAGDSSPTLAPGGPHLAAAGDVGCLPGTGTRLHIPSLSSSTSPSSPPPPTSHLHPASCGSLPGAGITAAAADQDGRFGRGRHLPLPPSPPLPTSEGTSDAGAGYVPSVPPRVTSPPPPPPRGSTTAAPLAYSPPDLAARQWVVPDLVPPDNRGQDPRPLPPLPPAASTGVGVHAALSAPSPAPTSNAPPPPHPLPAHTPPVPSGPEVAATTAAVVEHAAFSANAATSSTGARGCRDTTGLH; encoded by the exons ATGGCCTGGGAGGCCCAGCCTTTCCCCACACACAAAAAAGAAGATGCTGGGTGTGGGGAGCATGGCATCTTTGTACTGACTACTACTACTGAGGATGAGGGCTGCAAG TCAAGTGGGTACGTAGCGACACATATTAAGGGCACATCCGAATCGAAGATCTTGCAGACAATTTCGAAGATAACATACCAAAATGGGAAGGATGGAGCGGGCGACTCCTCCCCAACCCTAGCCCCTGGCGGGCCacacctcgccgccgccggcgacgtcGGCTGCCTCCCCGGCACCGGCACCCGCCTCCACATCCCCTCGCTATCCTCCTCcacttctccctcctctccccccccccccacgagCCACCTCCACCCAGCCAGTTGCGGCTCCCTCCCCGGCGCCGGCATCACCGCCGCAGCTGCCGACCAAGACGGCCGCTTCGGCAGAGGCAGGCACCTCCCCCTCCCACCTTCCCCTCCCCTGCCCACCTCCGAGGGCACCTCCGATGCTGGCGCTGGTTATGTGCCGAGCGTGCCCCCGCGGGTgacctcgccgccgccaccgccgccgcggggCTCTACTACTGCGGCCCCGCTGGCCTACAGCCCGCCAGATCTGGCGGCCCGCCAGTGGGTGGTGCCGGATCTGGTGCCCCCCGACAACAGAGGTCAGGATCCTCGCCccctgccgccgctgccgcccgcGGCCTCCACCGGCGTTGGGGTCCACGCGGCGCTGTCGGCACCGTCGCCCGCACCTACCTCCAATGCCCCGCCGCCACCCCACCCCCTACCTGCGCACACGCCACCTGTGCCGTCAGGGCCCGAGGTTGCCGCCACCACCGCTGCGGTCGTGGAGCATGCGGCCTTCTCAGCCAACGCGGCCACCTCCTCCACTGGTGCCCGAGGTTGCCGCGACACCACCGGACTCCACTAG